The proteins below come from a single Drosophila miranda strain MSH22 chromosome Y unlocalized genomic scaffold, D.miranda_PacBio2.1 Contig_Y1_pilon, whole genome shotgun sequence genomic window:
- the LOC117190129 gene encoding uncharacterized protein LOC117190129, giving the protein MEDFERDLRLDRGVCGYLTPLKLKPEAVPSLQSHQDMDLEIVEEHLLPPETKEETRMVQYDKEPARNQPEESESDYEFDELPAEECLQVQVVDADGYLKVLEKENSELKRDNLIMNLSIHTSERDTERLQRQLNKSNERYGQLLTNLERIFSPEKIEKIQNDRRIVWPRADLIEAHNLYAASRSVYNMLLRRNYPLPSERTMQ; this is encoded by the exons ATGGAGGATTTCGAAAGGGATTTGCGGCTGGATCGGGGGGTCTGTGGATATCTGACGCCCCTCAAACTAAAGCCAGAAGCTGTGCCCAGCCTGCAATCGCATCAAGATATGGATTTAGAAATAGTTGAGGAGCATTTGCTCCCACCAGAGACAAAGGAAGAAACTCGAATGGTGCAATACGATAAAGAGCCTGCCAGGAACCAGCCAGAGGAGTCGGAGAGTGATTACGAATTTGATGAACTGCCTGCGGAGGAGTGTCTGCAAGTACAGGTCGTGGACGCCGATGGCTACCTTAAGGTCTTGGAGAAGGAAAA CTCTGAACTGAAACGGGACAACTTAATAATGAATCTGTCCATCCATACCAGCGAAAGGGACACGGAGAGACTGCAACGGCAGCTGAACAAATCGAATGAGCGCTATGGACAACTCCTTACAAATTTGGAGAGGATCTTCTCCCCGGAGAAAATCGAAAAGATTCAGAATGACAGGCGTATCGTGTGGCCCAGGGCGGACCTAATAGAAGCGCATAATCTGTATGCGGCCAGCAGAAGTGTCTACAACATGCTGCTGAGAAGGAACTATCCATTACCCTCTGAGCGGACAATGCAGTAG
- the LOC117190131 gene encoding mitochondrial import receptor subunit TOM7 homolog — translation MELSEGVKERLGVVVGVVQTTFHWGFVPMVLYLGFSKGAEPGMPPLSILSLLWQ, via the exons ATGGAGCTATCCGAAGGAGTCAAGGAGCGTTTGGGAGTGGTCGTCGGCGTGGTCCAAACGACATTCCACTGGGGATTCGTGCCAATGGTGCTTTATCTGG GTTTCTCAAAGGGAGCTGAGCCCGGGATGCCACCATTGTCCATCCTAAGCCTGTTATGGCAGTAA
- the LOC117191073 gene encoding uncharacterized protein LOC117191073 codes for MPGICPREAVRVKVKKCESTTRPEWRKFSVDPQITTLEVLYSLLAKAFDVKSDFSIKYKAFDPAGNEIYLAVRSDWDLDAAFLRIHNISIQTASEPCLMLQIDVKPFTLVRECETESPATTSRSSSITSSTLSATPSGGSASGGGHASARELVSPLQSLGVSQKYVQHMQTKLPGLIMNHMEKTFSIVQKAFNLSEEHMANLPSRPPMCDSEFRLFLDALGQIQRKDELHKVIFLGGIDPSLRRVVWKHLLNVYPGGTHGLALDGHQRMEFMRRKSEQYCRLRDTWKAAIKRGSVVGELAYVTSMVKKDVLRTDRLHPFYAGSDDNQNIASLFNILTTYALNHPSVSYCQGMSDIASPLLVTMNDEAQAYICFCAIMSRVRGNFMLDGIAMTQKFAHITEALSFYDPEFWEYLKSQQADDLLFCYRWLLLELKREFPFEDALRMLEVQWSSLRYGSNPSSEMELQLFEKEFLAIADASVPCSASTFSSSYSATPTSPSYLLNKPRENPYTKVCALRRQSSSASLSSLSSSLGASGHALDSTKRLNYSLDDNMSRHAGAAARRQRRTSAKVHQSLDESKMLALIEGATESTIVQSVQKLTAGEDSEEDDDVFDRKDSPRFLETNPFKDDAQKAPCAESPKSASPGRGFLCSSSSSCNLDEAPQGPVGQKPQQNNILSVSYIIAKQLASNASHFSESVKRVSSGSHFKDLMEKLASTSRIGIPFNEDGETAISGNGESQMPPKLVKNFNEFLNFATINKNRISDRIANQQFLGEKRSPPDSTSLSKPLVQLTKAGLGGSLDESDSSSLPDTSWSASTAATAIQQAQDLSSYNVQLELENISPGLRTPDLQQREPGDRVPEVRNTSGCTPDQEPDQDQEYYPMTNAITRELRLEAENLDRQVFGLPFTESTKRPMDSDAIEYEVLDKDTLDMVDDLKENEIITCPDVSELHMRRRQRLAATKSNSVQLNVRTFNPFIDESQLLLDGHSPLGMRNSSSLPEVILPISTEPNLVEVSPLVEIATNADDESAFTHSPQRTGNLNGIAGTLGTTTAALPPPSEFGGGNSFLMFLCLTLLLQHRNTIMKAGMDYNEIAMHFDKMVRKHDVTRVLNQARRMYVEYLKAQSCLQHQQTTSATPSPGNPVSTGRHSASTLPA; via the exons ATGCCAGGCATTTGCCCCAGAGAGGCTGTGAGAGTTAAAGTGAAG AAATGCGAGTCGACCACCAGACCAGAGTGGCGAAAGTTTTCGGTAGATCCCCAGATTACAACTTTGGAGGTTCTGTACTCTTTGCTCGCCAAGGCGTTTGACGTCAAGTCGGACTTCTCCATTAAATACAAAGCCTTTGATCCGGCTGGCAATGAAATTTACTTGGCCGTCCGCTCTGATTGGGACCTCGATGCGGCGTTTCTTCGAATACACAACATTTCCATACAGACGGCCTCGGAGCCCTGTTTGATGCTGCAGATCGATGTGAAACCGTTCACACTGGTAAGGGAGTGCGAGACGGAGTCACCCGCAACCACCAGCCGATCAAGCAGCATTACATCATCGACACTCTCTGCCACCCCAAGTGGGGGGAGTGCTAGTGGTGGCGGTCATGCATCTGCCCGGGAGCTGGTGTCGCCGCTGCAGTCGTTGGGAGTCTCGCAGAAATATGTTCAACACATGCAGACGAAGCTGCCTGGTCTCATCATGAATCACATGGAAAAGACTTTTTCGATCGTTCAGAAGGCATTCAATTTGTCCGAGGAACACATGGCCAATCTTCCGTCTCGACCTCCCATGTGCGACAGCGAATTTCGCTTGTTCCTAGATGCTCTAGGCCAGATCCAGCGCAAGGATGAGTTGCACAAGGTGATCTTCCTGGGCGGGATCGATCCTAGCCTTCGCCGCGTTGTGTGGAAGCACCTGCTTAATGTCTATCCAGGCGGGACACATGGACTGGCCTTGGATGGGCATCAGCGTATGGAGTTTATGCGGCGCAAGTCGGAGCAGTACTGCAGGCTTAGGGACACATGGAAGGCGGCCATTAAACGGGGAAGTGTGGTCGGAGAACTCGCCTACGTAACTAGCATGGTAAAAAAGGATGTCCTCCGCACGGACCGACTGCATCCGTTCTACGCCGGCAGCGACGACAATCAGAACATTGCATCGCTTTTCAACATCCTCACCACCTACGCCCTGAACCATCCCTCGGTCAGCTATTGTCAGGGAATGTCGGATATAGCCTCGCCCCTTCTGGTCACCATGAACGATGAAGCCCAGGCCTACATATGCTTCTGTGCCATTATGTCTCGAGTCCGCGGTAACTTCATGCTAGACGGCATCGCGATGACGCAGAAGTTCGCACACATAACAGAGGCACTAAGCTTCTACGATCCCGAGTTCTGGGAGTACCTCAAGTCGCAGCAGGCAGACGATTTACTCTTTTGTTACCgttggctgctgctcgagCTGAAGCGGGAGTTCCCATTCGAGGATGCGCTGCGCATGCTGGAAGTACAATGGAGCTCGCTCCGTTATGGCAGCAATCCCAGTAGCGAAATGGAGCTTCAgttgtttgagaag GAATTCTTGGCCATTGCGGATGCCTCAGTGCCCTGCAGTGCCAGCACGTTCTCCAGCTCCTACAGCGCGACGCCGACCAGTCCTTCTTATCTATTAAACAAACCGCGAGAGAATCCTTACACAAAGGTCTGTGCACTGCGCCGTCAGAGCTCGTCCGCATCTCTCAGCTCGTTAAGCTCTTCCCTCGGGGCCAGCGGCCATGCTCTGGACAGCACGAAGCGGTTGAATTACAGTCTGGACGACAATATGTCTCGTCATGCGGGGGCAGCTGCTCGTCGTCAGCGACGTACTTCTGCCAAAGTGCACCAAAGCCTAGACGAGTCCAAAATGCTGGCGCTGATTGAGGGGGCCACGGAAAGCACAATCGTTCAGTCTGTGCAAAAACTAACTGCCGGCGAGGATTCCGAGGAGGATGATGATGTATTTGATAGGAAGGACTCCCCGCGTTTTCTTGAAACGAATCCTTTTAAAGATGATGCCCAAAAGGCCCCATGCGCGGAAAGCCCAAAATCAGCCTCTCCAGGACGGGGCTTCCTGTGCAGTTCATCCTCATCTTGCAACTTGGACGAGGCACCGCAGGGCCCCGTGGGACAAAAGCCACAGCAAAATAACATTTTATCCGTAAGCTATATCATTGCAAAGCAATTGGCATCGAATGCCAGTCACTTCAGCGAGAGTGTAAAGCGCGTCAGTAGCGGCAGTCACTTCAAGGACCTCATGGAGAAGCTTGCATCGACGAGCCGCATTGGTATTCCGTTCAATGAAGATGGCGAGACTGCCATCTCCGGTAATGGCGAAAGCCAGATGCCGCCTAAGCTCGTCAAGAACTTCAACGAATTTCTCAATTTCGCAACAATCAATAAGAACCGCATCTCAGATCGAATTGCCAATCAGCAGTTTTTGGGCGAAAAGCGGTCTCCCCCAGACTCTACTTCGCTCTCCAAGCCGCTGGTTCAGTTGACCAAAGCCGGACTGGGAGGGTCCCTCGATGAGTCCGACTCTTCTTCGCTGCCAGATACTAGTTGGAGCGCCTCAACAGCGGCCACGGCCATACAACAGGCGCAAGACTTGAGCAGCTACAACGTGCAGCTGGAGTTGGAGAACATCTCGCCGGGACTCCGCACTCCGGACCTGCAGCAGAGGGAACCGGGAGACCGGGTGCCAGAGGTGAGAAATACCAGCGGCTGCACACCCGACCAGGAGCCAGACCAGGATCAAGAGTATTATCCCATGACAAACGCAATAACACGTGAGCTGCGTCTGGAGGCGGAAAACTTGGATCGCCAAGTGTTCGGCCTCCCCTTCACGGAGAGCACAAAACGGCCGATGGATTCAGACGCCATAGAGTACGAAGTGCTGGACAAGGACACGCTGGACATGGTAGATGATCTTAAGGAGAACGAGATCATAACGTGTCCCGACGTCAGCGAACTGCACATGCGACGTCGCCAGCGACTAGCGGCCACCAAGAGCAACAGCGTCCAGCTGAACGTCCGCACCTTCAATCCGTTCATCGACGAgagccagctgctgctggatgGGCATAGTCCGCTGGGAATGCGCAACAGCAGTAGCCTGCCAGAGGTGATCCTGCCCATCTCAACAGAGCCGAATTTGGTGGAAGTATCCCCGCTTGTGGAGATTGCCACAAATGCCGACGACGAGAGCGCGTTCACACATTCGCCACAACGAACGGGCAATCTGAATGGAATCGCCGGAACACTTGGCACCACGACGGCGGCACTGCCTCCGCCGTCAGAATTCGGCGGTGGCAATTCCTTCCTGATGTTCCTTTGCCTTaccctgctgctgcagcaccgCAACACCATCATGAAAGCGGGAATGGACTACAACGAGATTGCGATGCACTTTGACAAGATGGTGCGCAAGCACGACGTTACACGCGTTCTCAACCAAGCCAGGCGAATGTATGTCGAGTATTTGAAGGCCCAGAGCTGTTTGCAGCATCAGCAGACGACCAGTGCGACACCGTCTCCGGGCAACCCCGTGTCGACAGGCAGGCATTCGGCTTCGACCTTGCCTGCATAG